One genomic window of Caballeronia sp. SBC1 includes the following:
- a CDS encoding helix-turn-helix domain-containing protein yields MTKPPSKRDRLRELGGLNPHPDRIQAPWFRSGDFFDPDDMVQVKYEMLRHVQVDGASKAEAAALFGMSRPTFYQAESAFASEGLPGLLPKQRGPKGAHKLNSTVMAFIEERLQHDNTIHARALAQEIETALDLSVHPRSIERALARKKKP; encoded by the coding sequence ATGACCAAGCCGCCGTCAAAGCGAGATCGACTACGCGAACTCGGCGGCCTCAATCCTCATCCCGATCGAATACAAGCGCCCTGGTTCCGATCGGGCGATTTCTTCGATCCCGACGACATGGTTCAGGTCAAGTACGAGATGTTGCGTCATGTTCAGGTCGACGGCGCCTCCAAGGCCGAGGCGGCCGCATTGTTCGGAATGTCCAGGCCAACGTTCTATCAAGCAGAGAGTGCCTTTGCCAGCGAGGGGCTTCCAGGGCTGCTCCCGAAACAGCGTGGGCCCAAAGGCGCACACAAACTCAACTCGACGGTTATGGCGTTCATCGAAGAGCGCTTACAGCACGACAACACCATCCACGCTCGCGCGCTCGCGCAGGAGATAGAAACCGCGCTGGATCTATCGGTCCACCCACGCAGTATCGAACGCGCGCTGGCGCGCAAAAAAAAACCGTAG
- a CDS encoding YSC84-related protein yields MLRRRFILNASGSILAIGLAVAGCTMTGESNTSRQQADKRHTIDAGVDSTLARLYTTANGSRELVGKARGVLVFPSVVDAGFVVGGQYGEGSLRVGGRTVGYYSTTTGSIGWQIGAQSRAIIFLFMTEDALDRFRNSEGWSVGADASVAVLKVGANGAVDTSTATAPVDAFVLTNSGLMAGVALDGTKVTKLKSL; encoded by the coding sequence ATGCTAAGAAGAAGATTCATATTGAATGCGTCCGGATCAATCCTTGCCATTGGCCTCGCGGTCGCGGGCTGCACGATGACCGGGGAGTCCAACACGAGTAGGCAGCAGGCCGACAAGCGTCACACCATTGATGCGGGCGTCGACTCAACCCTTGCACGCCTTTACACCACCGCCAACGGCTCGCGTGAACTCGTCGGCAAGGCCCGTGGTGTGCTGGTGTTCCCGTCGGTCGTCGACGCCGGCTTCGTCGTCGGCGGCCAGTATGGTGAAGGCTCGCTGCGCGTTGGCGGGCGCACGGTCGGGTACTACAGCACCACAACCGGTTCGATCGGGTGGCAGATCGGCGCGCAATCGAGGGCGATCATATTCCTGTTCATGACCGAGGACGCGCTCGACCGGTTCCGCAATAGCGAAGGCTGGTCGGTGGGCGCCGATGCGTCCGTGGCGGTACTGAAGGTCGGCGCGAACGGCGCTGTGGATACGAGCACCGCGACGGCGCCGGTCGACGCGTTCGTGCTCACGAACAGCGGGTTGATGGCCGGCGTGGCGCTCGACGGCACGAAGGTCACGAAGCTGAAGTCACTGTAA
- the istA gene encoding IS21 family transposase, with amino-acid sequence MSITAELEAQILRYYHVEKWRAGTIGRQLHVHHGTVHRVLAQAGLPRTGGLLRPSQIDAYLPFIHETLKKFPSLTASRLYAMVCERGYRGNHHHFRHLISVHRPRPITEAYLRLRTLPGEQGQVDWAHFDHLQIGRARRPLMAFVMVLSWSRQIYLHFFLDARMDSFLAGHAGAFEAWSGLPRVLLYDNLKSAVLERQGDAIRFNPQLLAFAAHHRYEPRPVAVARGNEKGRVERAIRYVRENFFAARKFTDIDDLNAQATLWCAGPAANRPCREDPTMTVREAFEREQPSLLGLPDNPYPCELQLEVSVGKTPYVRFDLNDYTIPHTHVRRTLTVRADPRQVRILDGITLLATHERSYDRGAQVEIAAHIEQLVQIKRQARHHRGLDHLSQAAPASHVLMQRAAELGGNLGNITSHLLQLLDRYGAAELQAAIEETLASDAAPHPNPVRLALERRRETRQAPPPVVIDLPEHVRKKDTLVTPHRLDTYDQISGDADEHA; translated from the coding sequence ATGAGCATCACCGCGGAGCTCGAAGCACAAATCCTGCGCTATTACCACGTTGAGAAATGGCGTGCTGGCACCATCGGGCGCCAATTGCATGTACACCACGGTACGGTTCACCGGGTGCTCGCGCAGGCCGGACTGCCCAGAACGGGTGGCCTGCTGCGGCCTTCGCAGATCGACGCATACTTGCCGTTCATTCACGAAACGCTCAAGAAGTTTCCGTCGCTCACGGCGAGCCGCCTTTATGCGATGGTGTGTGAGCGCGGCTACCGCGGTAATCATCATCACTTCCGGCATTTGATCTCGGTGCACCGTCCCCGACCGATCACTGAGGCTTATTTGCGTCTTCGGACTCTGCCGGGTGAGCAAGGACAGGTCGATTGGGCACATTTCGATCACCTGCAAATTGGTCGCGCGCGTCGACCACTGATGGCCTTCGTAATGGTCCTGTCGTGGTCGCGCCAAATTTACTTGCACTTCTTTCTCGATGCCCGCATGGACAGCTTCCTTGCGGGCCATGCGGGCGCTTTCGAAGCATGGTCCGGTCTGCCACGAGTGCTGCTCTACGATAATTTAAAGAGCGCTGTTCTTGAGCGTCAAGGCGACGCGATCCGTTTCAATCCCCAGCTTCTTGCGTTCGCCGCCCATCATCGCTATGAACCCCGCCCGGTCGCGGTCGCACGGGGCAATGAGAAGGGACGGGTTGAACGCGCTATACGCTATGTTCGCGAGAACTTCTTTGCGGCCCGCAAGTTCACCGATATTGACGATCTGAATGCTCAGGCCACGCTCTGGTGCGCCGGTCCTGCTGCAAATCGTCCTTGCCGCGAGGACCCGACGATGACCGTGCGTGAAGCCTTCGAGCGTGAGCAGCCAAGTCTGCTCGGCCTGCCCGACAATCCTTATCCGTGTGAGCTGCAGCTGGAGGTGAGCGTTGGCAAGACCCCTTACGTGCGCTTCGATCTGAACGACTACACCATCCCGCATACGCACGTACGCCGCACACTGACGGTGCGCGCCGATCCTCGTCAGGTACGCATCCTTGATGGCATCACGCTACTCGCTACCCACGAGCGCAGTTACGATCGCGGCGCACAGGTTGAGATTGCCGCGCATATTGAACAGCTGGTTCAGATCAAACGCCAGGCCCGTCATCACCGCGGCCTCGATCATCTAAGTCAAGCAGCGCCTGCCAGCCACGTGCTCATGCAACGCGCCGCTGAACTCGGTGGAAATCTGGGCAACATTACATCGCATTTGCTGCAGCTGCTTGACCGCTATGGCGCCGCCGAACTTCAGGCGGCAATTGAAGAAACACTCGCCAGCGATGCGGCACCTCATCCAAACCCGGTGCGTCTCGCGTTGGAGCGCCGGCGAGAGACGCGCCAGGCACCGCCGCCTGTCGTCATTGATTTGCCCGAACACGTGCGCAAGAAAGACACGCTGGTGACACCTCACCGGCTCGACACCTACGATCAAATCTCCGGAGACGCTGATGAACACGCCTGA
- a CDS encoding DUF5372 family protein: MVSRRLNWGEDRVMYFDANKRLRSVLASWTDVPEPDLFAQASGVRSSFRTDDLLRLRALIDDLLGARDVK, from the coding sequence TTGGTCAGCCGGCGGCTGAACTGGGGCGAGGATCGGGTGATGTATTTCGACGCGAACAAGCGCCTGCGTTCGGTTTTGGCATCCTGGACAGACGTGCCGGAACCGGATTTGTTCGCGCAAGCTTCGGGAGTTCGATCCTCGTTTAGAACGGACGACTTGCTTCGATTGCGTGCGCTAATCGACGATTTGCTAGGTGCTCGCGATGTCAAATAA
- a CDS encoding recombinase family protein, translating into MRVAVYTRVSTPDQSTDRQRRELRRYAKARGWEIVREMQETVSGASQKRPLREAVMQLARTRAVDVILVQALDRWGRSVQDLILTMVELEALGVAFVVPGQIDISTPMGRMQAHVLSAVAEFERELIRERVRSGLANARARGKRLGRPNAIPRLVNKGLSLIRQGMTY; encoded by the coding sequence ATGCGTGTGGCAGTCTATACCCGAGTGTCCACCCCAGATCAGTCCACTGACCGGCAACGGCGGGAATTGCGCAGGTACGCGAAAGCCCGTGGCTGGGAGATCGTGCGGGAGATGCAGGAAACCGTCAGCGGCGCGTCACAAAAGCGGCCGCTGCGTGAAGCGGTCATGCAACTGGCGCGCACCCGCGCCGTCGACGTGATCTTGGTCCAGGCGCTGGATCGCTGGGGGCGCAGCGTGCAGGACCTGATCCTGACAATGGTGGAACTGGAAGCGCTCGGAGTGGCCTTCGTGGTACCTGGCCAGATCGACATAAGTACGCCAATGGGTCGGATGCAGGCGCATGTGCTGTCGGCGGTCGCGGAATTCGAAAGGGAGCTTATCCGGGAACGTGTCCGCTCCGGCCTGGCCAATGCGCGCGCCAGAGGGAAGCGGCTTGGCAGGCCCAACGCGATACCGCGCCTGGTGAACAAAGGCTTATCCCTGATCAGGCAGGGAATGACCTACTAG
- a CDS encoding DUF3096 domain-containing protein, producing MHILTSAGPLVSLIAGILILVVPRLLNYIVAIYLIVIGLLGLFGGHLH from the coding sequence ATGCACATTCTCACGAGCGCAGGCCCTTTGGTTTCGCTGATCGCCGGCATTCTGATCCTCGTCGTGCCTCGCCTGTTGAATTACATTGTTGCGATCTACCTGATCGTCATTGGCCTGCTCGGGCTGTTCGGGGGCCACCTCCACTGA
- a CDS encoding IS701 family transposase — MENLEKFDRYIEHLCAALGHEDRNAGLQDYCRGLMLPIHRKSVEPLAAHTDPLHVAAKHQSLHHFVAKAGWSDHAVMTRIRDWVVPDLGLDSGCYWIVDDTGFPKKGTHSVGVARQYCGQLGKQDNCQVAVSLSLASVRGSVPVGYQLYLPKDWAADPVRRKKAGVPDEVSFATKPEIALAQMHEALASGVPMGVVLADAGYGDETAFRDGITELGMLYAVGIRPGTTVWAPGAAPLPPRPWSGRGIRPTKLRREPGHEPVSVKALAMALPREAYSAVTWREGTNTDLSSRFAAVRVRPAHRDYLGTEMRAEEWLLIEWPEGEAEPVKYFLSTAPSDATLEQLVFVTKMRWRIERDYQELKQEFGLAHYEGRGWRGFHHHATLCIAAYAFLVTERLGQEGAKKNRARPEAASLPEGYLPRGSRTGPAPRA; from the coding sequence ATGGAAAATCTGGAGAAGTTCGATCGCTACATCGAGCACCTGTGCGCAGCGTTAGGGCATGAGGATCGGAACGCCGGATTGCAGGACTATTGTCGCGGGCTGATGCTGCCGATCCATCGCAAGAGCGTTGAGCCTCTGGCAGCGCATACCGATCCGCTGCACGTCGCAGCAAAGCATCAGTCACTGCATCACTTCGTGGCGAAGGCCGGATGGTCCGACCACGCGGTGATGACGCGCATCCGCGACTGGGTTGTGCCAGACCTTGGTCTGGACAGTGGCTGCTACTGGATCGTTGATGACACGGGATTCCCGAAGAAGGGCACGCATTCAGTTGGCGTCGCGCGCCAATACTGCGGTCAACTGGGCAAACAGGACAACTGCCAGGTGGCGGTCAGTTTGTCGCTGGCCAGCGTTCGGGGCAGCGTTCCTGTTGGCTATCAACTGTATCTGCCCAAGGACTGGGCGGCTGACCCTGTGCGCCGCAAGAAAGCCGGGGTGCCCGACGAGGTGAGCTTCGCGACCAAGCCGGAAATCGCGTTGGCGCAAATGCATGAGGCGCTCGCCTCGGGCGTGCCCATGGGCGTGGTGCTGGCCGATGCTGGGTATGGCGATGAAACCGCCTTTCGCGATGGCATTACTGAACTGGGCATGCTGTATGCCGTCGGTATCAGGCCGGGAACCACGGTATGGGCACCGGGCGCCGCACCCCTGCCACCCAGGCCATGGAGCGGTCGCGGCATACGGCCGACGAAGCTGCGCCGCGAGCCGGGTCACGAGCCGGTGTCGGTCAAGGCACTGGCCATGGCATTGCCGCGGGAGGCCTATAGTGCGGTCACCTGGCGCGAAGGTACCAACACGGATCTATCCTCGCGTTTCGCCGCTGTGCGGGTTCGTCCTGCTCACCGCGATTACCTGGGCACCGAGATGCGCGCCGAGGAGTGGCTACTGATCGAGTGGCCCGAGGGAGAAGCCGAGCCGGTGAAATACTTCCTCAGCACGGCGCCGTCCGATGCCACGCTGGAACAACTGGTCTTCGTCACCAAGATGCGCTGGCGTATTGAGCGAGACTACCAGGAGCTCAAGCAGGAGTTCGGCCTCGCGCATTACGAGGGCCGCGGCTGGCGCGGCTTCCATCACCATGCCACGCTGTGTATTGCGGCTTACGCCTTTCTCGTCACCGAGCGGCTCGGTCAGGAGGGCGCAAAAAAAAACCGCGCTCGACCAGAAGCGGCTTCCCTACCCGAAGGTTACCTCCCTCGCGGCAGCCGGACGGGTCCAGCGCCACGTGCCTGA
- the istB gene encoding IS21-like element helper ATPase IstB has protein sequence MNTPDELQTRANALRLYGLLTHWSDVAAQPWVAPLVQWEEDERSRRSLERRIRDAHLGSFKPLCDFNWTWPKRCDRAVVEELMTMEFVKDQTNVVLIGPNGVGKSTLALNLAHQAIVHGHTALFTTAGQMLGELAALDSDSTLRRRLNRYASPDILVIDEVGYLSYSNRHADLLFELISRRYGTASTVVTTNRPFKEWAEVFPNAACVVSLVDRLVHRAEVVVIEGESYRVKEARERAEELAKKRTAAKAAKKKP, from the coding sequence ATGAACACGCCTGATGAATTGCAAACTCGCGCGAACGCACTGCGCCTTTATGGCCTTCTGACGCATTGGTCCGACGTTGCCGCCCAGCCGTGGGTCGCGCCGCTCGTGCAGTGGGAGGAGGACGAGCGCTCCCGCCGTTCTCTGGAGCGGCGCATCCGCGATGCGCACCTGGGCAGCTTCAAACCGCTTTGCGACTTCAATTGGACGTGGCCTAAGCGGTGCGATCGCGCCGTCGTCGAAGAATTAATGACGATGGAGTTCGTCAAGGACCAAACAAACGTCGTATTGATCGGGCCGAACGGCGTTGGCAAATCAACACTTGCGCTCAATCTAGCCCATCAGGCAATCGTTCACGGTCACACGGCTTTATTCACTACAGCGGGCCAAATGCTCGGCGAACTAGCCGCACTTGACAGTGACTCGACTTTGCGTCGCAGGCTTAACCGTTACGCTTCGCCCGATATATTGGTCATCGACGAAGTCGGCTACCTCTCCTACTCAAACCGCCACGCCGATTTGCTATTTGAGCTCATTAGTCGCAGATATGGGACCGCCAGCACAGTGGTCACGACAAACAGGCCATTCAAGGAATGGGCGGAAGTATTCCCTAACGCTGCTTGCGTCGTCTCCCTGGTCGATCGACTCGTACATCGAGCCGAAGTCGTCGTCATCGAAGGCGAATCCTATCGTGTGAAGGAGGCACGCGAACGCGCGGAAGAACTCGCCAAAAAACGCACTGCAGCGAAAGCCGCGAAGAAAAAACCATGA
- a CDS encoding recombinase family protein, translating to MSTNSAQKVTSEHLRRDAFLYVRQSSLRQVFENTESTKRQYALRDRAVSLGWPIERIHVVDNDLGMSGSSAKERDGFQHLVAEVANGHAGIVLGLEVSRLARNNADWHRLIELASLTQTLILDEDGIYDPGQFNDRLLLGLKGAMSEAELHILKGRLQGGIKNKARRGELEVPLPIGLVYHPNGSVALDPDQQVRGALQLLFDTFRQAASATATVRRFRQEGWLFPRRIRRGIGKGDLLWGPLEHCRVIQILHNPRYAGAFVYGRTRGAYRPGRKSTSLKVARENWQVLIQNSHPGFIDWDEFERNQATLKQNLTGFGLDRRGSMPREGVGLLQGRVVCGACGARMRVRYQEVDNKLQPYYMCTENPVRRAGKPCQSVRGSAIDDAIGSLLLESVAPAVLEVALAVEDEISGRVKQAAAQRQKQLVRARYDAELARRRYMSVDPTNRLVADSLEADWNERLRVLDALQQENERLQHADHKLLSSDARTQIRALAEDFPRVWNDQRVVPVERKRMIALLIEDVTLVKAERIAIHVRFRGGRTTSLEIDKPKPIALIRKTLPEVVAKVDELLETCSDRQVAEQLNALGYTNWKGESFTHKKVSIVRTAYRLKSRFERLRARGMVTANELAKQLGVCPTTIYLWGQRGVVHQHRYGNLHRCLYEPLGDVVLVKGQGGRYSSTEPTFIPVPSTTQGAV from the coding sequence ATGTCTACTAACTCCGCTCAGAAGGTCACCTCGGAACATCTCCGGCGAGATGCCTTTCTTTATGTTCGCCAATCGTCGCTTCGACAGGTGTTCGAGAATACCGAGAGTACGAAGCGGCAATATGCACTGCGCGATCGTGCCGTTTCGCTCGGCTGGCCAATTGAGCGTATTCACGTCGTCGATAACGATCTCGGTATGTCCGGATCCAGCGCTAAGGAACGAGACGGTTTTCAGCACTTGGTTGCCGAGGTGGCCAACGGTCACGCCGGCATCGTGCTGGGATTGGAAGTGTCCCGTCTTGCGCGCAATAATGCGGACTGGCATCGCCTGATCGAGCTTGCATCGCTCACGCAAACTTTGATTTTGGACGAAGATGGAATTTACGATCCGGGTCAATTTAACGACCGTCTTCTACTGGGATTGAAGGGCGCCATGAGTGAGGCTGAACTTCATATTCTCAAGGGTCGTCTGCAAGGCGGGATCAAGAACAAGGCACGCCGGGGCGAACTGGAAGTGCCTTTGCCGATCGGCCTTGTTTATCACCCGAATGGCTCAGTGGCGCTCGATCCTGATCAACAAGTACGGGGAGCGCTGCAGTTGCTCTTCGACACGTTTCGGCAAGCTGCATCCGCTACCGCGACGGTCAGGCGATTTCGCCAGGAAGGCTGGCTGTTTCCGCGTCGCATCCGCCGCGGAATCGGGAAGGGAGACCTGCTTTGGGGGCCCCTGGAGCACTGCCGGGTCATTCAGATTCTGCATAACCCTCGTTACGCCGGTGCGTTCGTGTACGGGCGCACCCGCGGAGCATACCGTCCCGGTCGCAAATCCACATCGCTGAAGGTTGCTCGCGAGAACTGGCAAGTGCTGATTCAGAATTCTCATCCAGGTTTTATCGATTGGGACGAGTTCGAACGTAACCAGGCTACCCTTAAGCAGAATCTAACCGGATTCGGCCTCGATCGACGTGGCAGCATGCCACGTGAGGGTGTCGGCCTCCTGCAGGGGCGTGTCGTGTGCGGTGCCTGTGGAGCACGCATGCGCGTACGATATCAAGAGGTCGATAATAAACTTCAGCCCTACTATATGTGCACGGAGAATCCGGTACGTCGTGCAGGCAAACCCTGCCAATCGGTTCGCGGAAGCGCCATCGATGACGCTATCGGCTCGCTGCTTTTGGAGAGCGTTGCGCCAGCTGTGCTCGAGGTCGCGTTAGCGGTCGAAGATGAGATATCGGGGCGCGTCAAACAGGCCGCGGCGCAGCGTCAGAAGCAACTAGTTCGAGCGCGCTACGACGCCGAGCTTGCGCGCCGTCGATATATGAGTGTCGATCCAACGAACCGGCTCGTCGCCGACTCACTCGAAGCAGACTGGAATGAGCGTCTGCGCGTACTGGATGCATTGCAGCAAGAGAACGAGCGACTTCAGCATGCCGATCACAAGCTTCTGAGCAGCGACGCGCGGACCCAGATTCGCGCGCTTGCCGAAGACTTCCCTCGTGTCTGGAATGACCAACGCGTGGTGCCGGTGGAACGCAAACGAATGATCGCCTTACTCATTGAAGACGTAACCTTGGTAAAGGCAGAACGCATCGCTATCCATGTACGTTTTCGCGGCGGTCGAACGACATCGTTGGAGATCGACAAGCCCAAGCCTATCGCGCTAATTCGCAAGACGTTGCCCGAAGTCGTTGCAAAGGTCGACGAACTCCTCGAAACCTGCTCGGATAGGCAAGTCGCCGAACAACTCAATGCGCTGGGTTATACAAACTGGAAAGGCGAATCGTTCACGCATAAGAAGGTATCTATTGTTCGCACCGCCTACCGACTCAAGAGCCGGTTCGAACGCCTGCGCGCACGCGGCATGGTGACAGCTAACGAGCTCGCCAAACAACTCGGAGTCTGCCCGACTACCATTTACCTGTGGGGCCAGCGCGGGGTGGTGCACCAGCATCGATACGGAAACCTGCATCGCTGCCTCTACGAGCCCCTCGGTGACGTTGTCTTGGTCAAAGGGCAAGGAGGCCGCTACAGTTCGACAGAACCGACTTTTATCCCTGTTCCATCAACCACACAAGGTGCAGTATGA
- a CDS encoding BON domain-containing protein, which translates to MSIVLFCKPSFRTALIVAGLAAGLGIGTAHAATGDESNPQPHSDSAGAVVTDTVITAKVKAKLMGEESLKKSDISVTTTNGVVTLDGSASSANAKSVAEAAAGSVEGVTSVDNNLKTPASSKASAGAHKAVAKTERVVSDSWITTKVKSEILADSVSKGFDVSVKTIHGVVVLKGTLENHDAIAHVKDIAEKVKGVKSVDTSELTVSDQ; encoded by the coding sequence ATGAGCATTGTCTTGTTTTGTAAGCCTTCATTCCGCACTGCGCTGATCGTTGCCGGTCTGGCTGCTGGCCTTGGCATCGGCACGGCTCATGCCGCCACCGGCGATGAATCCAATCCGCAGCCTCATAGCGATAGCGCCGGCGCAGTGGTCACCGACACCGTCATCACCGCCAAGGTGAAGGCCAAACTGATGGGTGAGGAGAGCCTCAAGAAATCCGACATCAGCGTGACCACCACCAATGGCGTAGTCACGCTCGATGGGTCGGCGAGCAGTGCGAACGCAAAGTCCGTGGCGGAGGCAGCGGCAGGGTCGGTCGAGGGGGTCACGAGTGTTGACAACAACCTGAAAACGCCTGCGAGCAGCAAGGCATCGGCCGGGGCGCACAAGGCCGTTGCGAAGACGGAGCGGGTTGTATCCGATAGCTGGATCACCACCAAGGTGAAATCCGAGATTCTCGCTGACAGCGTCAGCAAGGGCTTCGATGTGAGCGTGAAGACAATTCACGGCGTGGTGGTGCTAAAGGGTACCCTGGAAAACCACGACGCCATCGCTCACGTCAAGGACATCGCCGAAAAGGTAAAAGGCGTGAAGAGCGTGGACACGTCCGAACTCACCGTCTCCGATCAGTGA